The Meriones unguiculatus strain TT.TT164.6M chromosome 1, Bangor_MerUng_6.1, whole genome shotgun sequence genome has a segment encoding these proteins:
- the Dkkl1 gene encoding dickkopf-like protein 1 — translation MCRLGLLLLLLPSAFVASSAAPIHDADPQEGSSGFLGLQSLLQSFSRLFLKDDLLRDLDNFFSSPMDFRDLPRNFHQEENQEHRMGNHTLSSHLQIDKMTDNKTGEVLFSEKVVASIEPERNQEGDWKVPRMEEKETLVPEQKATDSLHPEPRRVAFWIMKMPRRRTQPDVQDGSRWLIEKRHRLQAIRDGLRGGSHEGNLEEGVHVPQHVKVPIRKTHFLYILRPSQQL, via the exons ATGTGTCGACTgggtctcctgctgctgctgctcccctcGGCCTTCGTGGCGTCCTCTGCTGCCCCGATCCATGACGCCGACCCTCAGGAGGGCTCCTCCGGCTTTCTGGGCCTTCAGAGTCTTCTCCAAAGCTTTAGCCGACTGTTCCTAAAA gaTGACCTTCTACGAGACCTGGACAacttcttctcctctcccatgGACTTTCGTGACCTTCCTAGGAACTTCCATCAGGAAGAGAACCAGGAGCACAGAATGGGAAACCATACCCTCTCCAGCCACCTGCAGATAGACAAG ATGACTGACAACAAGACAGGGGAGGTACTCTTCTCTGAGAAGGTGGTGGCGTCCATCGAACCAGAAAGGAACCAGGAAGGTGACTGGAAG GTGCCCAGAATGGAGGAGAAAGAGACGTTGGTGCCCGAGCAGAAAGCCACAGACAGCTTGCATCCAGAGCCCAGGCGGGTGGCTTTCTGGATCATGAAGATGCCGAGGCGGAGGACCCAGCCAGATGTCCAGGATGGGAGCCGCTGGCTCATAGAAAAACGACATCGCCTGCAGGCCATCCGGGATGGGCTTCGTGGAGGCTCCCATGAGGGCAACCTGGAGGAAGGGGTCCATGTTCCACAACATGTCAAGGTGCCTATCCGAAAGACAcactttctctacatcctcaggCCATCCCAGCAGCTATAG
- the Kash5 gene encoding protein KASH5 translates to MDLPEGEARGPTAQMYLWEQPEEVNSEPLLSLEEQILNSTFEACDPHKTGTVSVAHLLAYLEAVTGQGPQDVRLQTLAQSLDPYGEGAGATVELDTFLVVMRDWIAACQLQGGLEQTEETAFGGALASPHLPSACPEAEEPANLESFGGEDPRPEGPATAELLSSLEDLELSNRRLAGENAKLQRSVETAEESSARLGEEIAALRRQLRSTQQALQVAKALDEELEDLKTLAKSLEEQNRSLIAQARHTEKEQQHLVAEVETLQEENGKLLAERDGVKRRSEELATEKDALKRQLCECEQLICQREAVLSERTRHAESLAQTLEEYRATTQELRQEISSLEEQLSQSQEHPEELLEGAEARRVHWVMALPPTLDLEIQAIRQEQDTTGTGLSSPLCGVWQWEEAKAEPHEEAEDPAREQRNLQREAVHALEGSRTLPWRLSRRQEEEEEDESWVQADPSSPLGTPHHELGPGSFSESCQVMPEVQQALVPVVRELVPVERSHTHHCLRPQYSPGIRISQYPLVPTPMLGLLLLLLLSILLLSQSPTPTWPHLQLYYLQPPPV, encoded by the exons ATGGACCTGCCAGAGGGCGAGGCTCGTGGTCCCACTGCACAAA TGTACCTCTGGGAGCAGCCTGAGGAAGTGAATTCTGAACCACTGCTCAGCCTAGAAGAACAAATCCTTAACTCCACATTCGAAGCCTGTGACCCTCACAAGAcag GCACTGTCTCTGTGGCCCACCTCCTGGCCTATCTGGAGGCTGTGACAGGACAAGGCCCCCAGGATGTACGCCTCCAAACACTGGCCCAAAGCTTGGACCCTTACGGGGAGGGTGCTGGAGCCACTGTGGAATTGGACACCTTTCTGGTGGTCATGCGGGACTGGATTGCTGCCTGTCAGCTGCAGGG GGGATTAGAGCAGACAGAGGAGACCGCCTTCGGGGGAGCCCTGGCTTCTCCACACCTGCCATCTG CATGCCCAGAAGCTGAGGAGCCAGCCAACTTAGAGAGCTTTGGAGGAGAAGACCCCAGGCCTGAGGG GCCTGCCACGGCTGAGCTGTTGAGCAGCCTGGAGGATCTAGAGCTCAGCAACCGGCGCCTGGCTGGTGAAAACGCCAAGCTGCAGCGCAGTGTGGAGACTGCAGAGGAGAGTTCTGCCCGCCTAGGGGAGGAGATCGCAGCCCTGCGCAGGCAGCTGCGAAG TACCCAGCAGGCCCTGCAGGTGGCCAAGGCCTTGGATGAGGAGCTAGAGGACCTGAAGACTTTGGCCAAGAGCCTGGAAGAGCAGAATCGGAGCCTGATTGCCCAGGCCCGGCATACA gagaaggagcAGCAGCACTTGGTGGCTGAGGTGGAGACGCTACAGGAGGAG AATGGGAAGCTGCTAGCAGAGCGAGATGGAGTGAAGAGGCGGAGTGAGGAgctggccacagagaaagatgcttTGAAG CGGCAGCTCTGTGAGTGTGAACAACTCATTTGCCAGCGTGAAGCAGTCCTCTCAGAG CGTACCCGCCATGCAGAGAGTCTGGCCCAGACCTTGGAGGAGTACAGAGCCACCACCCAG GAACTAAGGCAAGAAATCTCAAGCCTGGAGGAGCAGTTGAGTCAGAGCCAGGAGCACCCGGAGGA GCTGCTGGAAGGagctgaggcaagaagagtgCACTGGGTCATGGCACTGCCTCCAACACTAGACTTGGAGATCCAGGCTATCCGGCAG GAGCAGGACACAACAGGTACTGGCCTCTCCAGTCCTCTTTGTGGAGTGTGGCAGTGGGAGGAAGCTAAGGCTGAGCCGCATGAGGAGGCTGAAGACCCTGCTAGAGAACAG AGAAACTTGCAGAGAGAGGCAGTACATGCTCTAGAAGGAAGCCGAACACTGCCCTGGAG GTTGTccagaagacaggaagaagaggaagaagatgagagcTGGGTCCAG GCTGACCCCTCCAGCCCTCTGGGAACCCCTCACCATGAACTTGGTCCAGGAAGCTTTTCTGAGAG TTGCCAAGTCATGCCAGAGGTGCAACAAGCCCTCGTGCCTGTGGTGAGAGAATTGGTGCCTGTTGAGAGGTCCCACACCCACCACTGTCTGCGCCCCCAGTACTCCCCGGGGATCAG aATCAGCCAGTACCCACTGGTCCCCACACCCATGTtgggcctgctgctgctgctgctgctctccatCCTGCTGCTTAGCCAGTCCCCAACGCCCACCTGGCCGCACCTGCAGCTCTATTACCTACAGCCTCCACCAGTGTGA
- the Pth2 gene encoding tuberoinfundibular peptide of 39 residues: MSVGWSDPAPPARPASLLPRGLCGYIRRGVSLAASAHCTVMETCQVSRSPRERLLLLLLLLLLVPWGPGPASGVALPLAGVSLRAPSRAWANLGTPLSRRSLALADDAAFRERARLLAALERRRWLDSYMHKLLLLDAP; this comes from the exons ATGAGCGTGGGGTGGAGTGACCCCGCGCCCCCAGCCCGGCCTGCGTCACTGCTGCCGCGGGGGCTGTGCGGGTATATAAGGAGGGGCGTGAGCCTCGCTGCTAGCGCCCACTGCACG GTGATGGAGACCTGCCAGGTGTCCAGGAGCCCCCGAGAgcggctgctgctgcttttgctgctgctactgcttgtGCCCTGGGGCCCTGGCCCTGCTTCCGGTGTTGCACTGCCCCTCGCTGGTGTGAG CCTCCGCGCCCCGAGCCGCGCCTGGGCGAACTTGGGTACTCCCCTGTCTCGGCGCAGCCTGGCGCTGGCGGACGACGCGGCGTTTCGGGAGCGCGCGCGCCTGCTGGCCGCCCTGGAGCGCCGCCGCTGGCTGGACTCGTACATGCACAAGCTGTTACTACTGGACGCGCCCTGA
- the Gfy gene encoding Golgi-associated olfactory signaling regulator, with translation MKPFSLFLLLFLLFLLKGLGSRAAPSASLPVGSHLQETAQPSGMPSGAVENSTREEPTPGYPAPTPLEPSKTPPSDSPHISIQNLSETPSLNLSYSPETPMPDQLTTSGTESQDASQMSPSKATLPKSSETPKPDLTRISQSGAPETSQPNPSNSSLPDSPEPVHTDPTPTIHYESPELPKGDTPKLSPGEGPKIPSPGPTQLLSSKPLETYDPGTTRKLNSVSLPTSHPDPTETPQSAFLIAHNSNPTDIPQTQLPTTPNQNATERAMTSDLEIPTSLPTQPTTTLRENASTPAEPGLSPSSEAPTATQAATAGLSTSGFLGTKDLNVPQNSGPKGPDIPPPSARMAGPPAPPEHPNQIAPAVPQAPQRHSRGETVNTIIVVERVKETGVALVSRPRGSIGGALCLFFAGTGMLIGIFLLMWCLYRRASRHRSFAHHRLRDSGDEPVSHLDAPKEPLDLYFYAPDAWVPSHIATQQPPPTPPLPPKLPPPPRGPQRLEALSPAALSPNFV, from the exons ATGAAGCCCttcagcctcttcctcctcctcttcctcctcttcctcctcaaaGGTCTGGGTTCCAGGGCAGCTCCCTCAGCCTCTCTGCCTGTGGGCTCCCACCTCCAGGAGACAGCCCAGCCCTCTGGGATGCCCAGTGGTGCTGTAGAAAATTCTACTAGAGAGGAGCCTACCCCAGGGTACCCTGCACCCACCCCCCTGGAGCCATCCAAGACCCCACCCTCGGATTCCCCTCACATCTCCATACAAAACCTAAGTGAGACCCCCAGCCTCAACCTCTCATATTCTCCAGAGACTCCCATGCCTGACCAGCTCACAACCTCAGGAACAGAATCCCAAGATGCTTCACAAATGAGTCCCTCCAAAGCAACACTCCCGAAATCCTCTGAGACCCCCAAACCTGACCTGACTAGAATTTCCCAGTCTGGAGCTCCTGAAACCTCTCAACCTAATCCTTCTAACTCTTCTCTCCCAGACTCTCCTGAGCCTGTACACACTGACCCTACACCAACTATACACTATGAATCCCCTGAACTCCCCAAAGGTGACACCCCCAAACTCTCACCCGGTGAAGGGCCTAAGATACCAAGTCCTGGCCCCACCCAACTCCTCAGCTCCAAACCCCTAGAGACCTATGATCCTGGTACCACCAGAAAACTAAATTCTGTATCACTACCAACCAGCCACCCTGACCCCACAGAAACTCCACAGTCAGCATTTCTCATCGCCCACAACTCCAACCCCACTGACATCCCACAAACACAACTCCCCACGACCCCCAACCAAAATGCAACAGAGAGAGCTATGACTTCTGACTTGGAAATCCCCACTAGTCTCCCCACCCAACCAACAACAACCTTGAGAGAGAACGCCTCCACTCCTGCTGAGCCAGGCTTGAGCCCCAGCTCAGAAGCCCCTACAGCCACCCAAGCTGCCACCGCTGGCCTGTCCACCTCAGGTTTCCTTGGGACCAAAGACTTGAATGTACCCCAGAACTCAGGTCCTAAAGGGCCAGatatccctcctccctcagcaCGGATGGCAGGGCCCCCTGCTCCTCCAGAGCACCCCAATCAGATAGCCCCTGCCGTGCCTCAGGCCCCTCAGAGACACAGCCGAGGAGAGACAGTCAATACTATCATCGTGGTGGAACGAGTGAAGGAGACTG GGGTAGCCCTGGTCAGCCGCCCAAGAGGCTCCATCGGTGGGGCTCTGTGCCTGTTCTTCGCGGGGACGGGGATGCTGATTGGCATCTTCCTCCTGATGTGGTGCCTGTACCGCCGGGCCTCCAGACACAGGTCCTTTGCACACCACCGGCTCCGGGACAGCGGAGATGAACCAG TCTCGCACCTGGACGCCCCGAAGGAGCCGCTGGACCTCTACTTCTACGCCCCCGATGCGTGGGTGCCCTCGCACATCGCCACGCAGCAGCCGCCTCCCACGCCCCCACTGCCGCCCAAGCTGCCCCCTCCGCCCCGCGGGCCGCAGCGCCTGGAAGCCCTGTCGCCCGCCGCGCTGTCCCCCAACTTTGTCTGA
- the Slc17a7 gene encoding vesicular glutamate transporter 1 has translation MEFRQEEFRKLAGRALGKLHRLLEKRQEGAETLELSADGRPVTTHTRDPPVVDCTCFGLPRRYIIAIMSGLGFCISFGIRCNLGVAIVSMVNNSTTHRGGHVVVQKAQFNWDPETVGLIHGSFFWGYIVTQIPGGFICQKFAANRVFGFAIVATSTLNMLIPSAARVHYGCVIFVRILQGLVEGVTYPACHGIWSKWAPPLERSRLATTAFCGSYAGAVVAMPLAGVLVQYSGWSSVFYVYGSFGIFWYLFWLLVSYESPALHPSISEEERKYIEDAIGESAKLMNPVTKFNTPWRRFFTSMPVYAIIVANFCRSWTFYLLLISQPAYFEEVFGFEISKVGLVSALPHLVMTIIVPIGGQIADFLRSRRIMSTTNVRKLMNCGGFGMEATLLLVVGYSHSKGVAISFLVLAVGFSGFAISGFNVNHLDIAPRYASILMGISNGVGTLSGMVCPIIVGAMTKHKTREEWQYVFLIASLVHYGGVIFYGVFASGEKQPWAEPEEMSEEKCGFVGHDQLAGSDESEMEDEAEPPGAPPAPPPSYGATHSTAQPPRPPPPVRDY, from the exons GCTCCTGGAGAAGCGGCAGGAGGGCGCGGAGACCCTGGAGCTGAGCGCCGACGGGCGCCCAGTGACCACGCACACGCGGGACCCGCCCGTGGTGGACTGCACCTGCTTTGGCCTCCCTCGCCGCTACATCATCGCCATCATGAGCGGCCTGGGTTTCTGCATCAGCTTTGGCATCCGCTGCAACCTGGGCGTGGCCATCGTGTCCATGGTCAACAACAGCACGACCCACCGCGGGGGCCACGTGGTGGTGCAG AAAGCCCAGTTCAACTGGGATCCAGAGACTGTCGGCCTCATACATGGCTCCTTTTTCTGGGGCTACATTGTCACTCAGATTCCTGGAGGATTTATCTGCCAAAAATTCGCAGCCAACAG GGTCTTTGGCTTTGCCATTGTGGCTACCTCTACCCTCAACATGCTGATCCCGTCGGCAGCCCGCGTCCACTACGGCTGTGTCATCTTCGTGAGGATCCTGCAGGGACTGGTGGAG GGGGTCACCTACCCTGCCTGCCACGGCATCTGGAGCAAATGGGCCCCTCCCTTAGAACGGAGTCGCCTGGCCACGACAGCCTTTTGCG GTTCCTATGCCGGGGCAGTGGTTGCCATGCCCCTCGCTGGGGTCCTGGTGCAGTATTCAGGATGGAGCTCCGTCTTCTATGTCTATG GCAGCTTCGGGATCTTTTGGTACTTGTTCTGGTTGCTCGTCTCCTATGAGTCCCCTGCACTGCATCCCAGCATCTCGGAGGAGGAGCGCAAGTACATCGAGGATGCCATCGGGGAAAGCGCCAAGCTCATGAACCCTGTTACG AAGTTTAACACACCCTGGAGGCGCTTTTTCACGTCCATGCCAGTGTATGCCATCATCGTGGCCAACTTCTGCCGCAGCTGGACCTTCTACCTGCTCCTCATCTCCCAGCCCGCCTACTTTGAAGAAGTGTTTGGCTTTGAGATcagcaag GTGGGCCTGGTGTCCGCGCTGCCTCACCTGGTCATGACCATCATCGTACCCATCGGAGGCCAGATTGCCGACTTCCTGCGTAGTCGACGGATAATGTCCACCACCAACGTGCGGAAGCTGATGAACTGCGGGG GTTTCGGAATGGAAGCCACACTGCTGCTGGTGGTCGGATACTCACACTCCAAGGGCGTGGCCATCTCCTTCCTGGTCCTGGCTGTGGGCTTCAGCGGCTTTGCCATCTCTG GGTTTAACGTGAACCACTTGGACATCGCCCCTCGCTATGCCAGCATCTTGATGGGTATCTCCAATGGCGTGGGCACGCTGTCCGGGATGGTGTGCCCCATCATCGTGGGCGCAATGACCAAGCACAAG ACTCGGGAGGAGTGGCAGTACGTGTTCCTCATCGCCTCCCTGGTGCACTATGGGGGCGTCATCTTCTACGGGGTCTTTGCTTCGGGAGAGAAGCAGCCGTGGGCAGAGCcggaggagatgagcgaggagAAGTGTGGCTTTGTGGGCCACGACCAGCTGGCTGGCAGTGATGAGAGCGAAATGGAGGACGAGGCTGAGCCCCCGGGGGCCCCCCCTGCGCCCCCGCCCTCCTACGGGGCCACACACAGCACAGCTCAGCCTCCGAGGCCCCCACCGCCCGTCCGGGACTACTGA